Proteins from a genomic interval of Papaver somniferum cultivar HN1 chromosome 4, ASM357369v1, whole genome shotgun sequence:
- the LOC113272105 gene encoding phosphatidylinositol glycan anchor biosynthesis class U protein-like — translation MVGNGEILSAGDIAAFIYLWNPLTIVTCVGLSTSPVENLMIVLSLYGACSCLAPLAAFGWVLASHLSLYPAILIIPVIFLLGYGPDTPSKKLFRQQKSESNANDLVIQNRFSWRPVVHFILWASFWTVYVLVLCSIYLKQYGGLSEMFKRTHGFILTLEDLSPNIGVLWYFFAEVFDFFRDFFLIVFHVNILFMLLPLAIRLYHRPCFLAFIYIAISSMLKSYPSVGDSALYLALLGWFVYELAEMQFSFFLFCGYVGVTLLSPVMHNLWIWRGTGNANFYYATAMAYACLQIILVVESVSAMLQHDRMLRKQLTT, via the exons ATGGTTGGTAATGGAG AAATTCTATCTGCTGGAGATATTGCTGCTTTTATATATTTATGGAATCCCTTGACAATCGTCACATGTGTGGGCTTGTCAACGTCACCAGTCGAAAATTTGATGATAGTATTGTCTCTGTATGGAGCATGCTCAT GTTTAGCTCCTTTAGCAGCATTTGGATGGGTCCTTGCATCACATTTATCTCTTTACCCTGCTATCTTAATCATACCG GTCATCTTTTTGTTAGGATATGGTCCAGATACTCCTTCGAAGAAATTGTTCCGGCAACAAAAATCTGAGTCAAATGCAAATGATCTGGTGATTCAAAACCGTTTTTCATGGCGGCCTGTTGTACATTTTATACTGTGGGCGTCTTTTTGGACAGTTTATGTCTTGGTTTTATGCAGTATCTACCTTAAACAGTATGGTGGCTTGTCAGAAATGTTTAAAAG AACACATGGATTTATTCTTACTCTAGAAGATCTGTCCCCAAATATTGGTGTTTTATG GTACTTCTTTGCCGAAGTTTTTGACTTCTTCAGAGATTTCTTTTTAATAGTTTTCCACGTGAATATTCTTTTTATGCTGTTGCCCTTGGCCATACGTCTTTACCACCGCCCATGCTTTCTCGCCTTCATATACATTGCAATCTCATCAATGCTTAAATCTTATCCTTCG GTTGGAGACTCAGCTTTATACTTGGCTCTACTGGGATGGTTTGTCTATGAACTAGCAG AAATGCAATTCTCGTTCTTCCTTTTCTGTGGATACGTTGGAGTCACCCTGCTTAGCCCTGTGATGCATAATCTATGGATATGGAGG GGTACTGGAAATGCAAACTTCTATTATGCAACCGCGATGGCTTATGCTTGCTTGCAG ATTATTTTGGTTGTCGAGAGTGTAAGTGCTATGCTTCAGCACGACAGAATGCTAAGGAAACAATTGACCACATGA